Proteins found in one Streptococcus iniae genomic segment:
- a CDS encoding TIGR01212 family radical SAM protein (This family includes YhcC from E. coli K-12, an uncharacterized radical SAM protein.), whose protein sequence is MKKRYQTLNDYYRKLFGQKIFKVPIDAGFDCPNRDGTVAHGGCTFCTVSGSGDAIVAPDAPIREQFYKEIDFMHRKWPDVNQYLVYFQNFTNTHDTVEVIRQRYEQAINEPGVVGINIGTRPDCLPDETIAYLAELSERMHVTVELGLQTTFEETSRIINRAHSYDLYKETVKRLRKFPKIDIVSHLINGLPGETHEMMLENVRRCVTDNAIQGIKLHLLHLMTNTRMQRDYHEGRLQLLSQEDYVSIICDQLEIIPKDIVIHRITGDAPRDVLIGPMWSLKKWEVLNAIDKEMQRRNSYQGCRLEK, encoded by the coding sequence ATGAAAAAACGATACCAGACTCTAAATGATTACTATCGAAAGCTATTTGGTCAAAAAATTTTTAAAGTGCCTATTGATGCTGGATTTGACTGTCCTAACCGTGATGGAACTGTGGCACATGGTGGGTGTACCTTTTGTACGGTTTCAGGATCAGGAGATGCTATTGTAGCGCCTGATGCTCCAATTAGGGAGCAATTTTATAAAGAAATTGATTTTATGCACCGTAAATGGCCAGACGTCAATCAGTATTTGGTTTATTTTCAAAATTTTACCAATACTCATGACACTGTTGAGGTGATTCGACAACGTTATGAACAAGCTATTAATGAACCTGGCGTGGTTGGAATTAATATAGGTACTCGGCCAGACTGTTTACCTGATGAGACTATTGCTTATTTGGCTGAATTATCTGAGCGGATGCATGTTACAGTTGAGTTAGGACTTCAAACAACCTTTGAAGAAACCTCACGCATAATTAATAGAGCGCACTCGTATGACCTCTACAAGGAAACGGTCAAACGTCTTCGTAAGTTCCCTAAAATTGATATTGTATCGCATTTGATTAATGGTCTTCCTGGAGAGACCCATGAGATGATGTTAGAAAATGTTCGGCGTTGCGTCACAGATAATGCTATTCAAGGCATCAAGTTGCATCTTTTACACTTGATGACAAACACACGCATGCAAAGAGATTATCATGAGGGGCGGTTGCAATTATTAAGCCAAGAAGACTATGTCTCTATTATTTGTGATCAATTAGAAATTATTCCAAAAGATATTGTTATTCATCGCATTACAGGTGATGCACCAAGAGACGTGCTGATTGGGCCCATGTGGAGTTTAAAGAAGTGGGAAGTGCTAAATGCTATAGATAAAGAAATGCAGAGGCGTAATTCTTATCAAGGGTGTCGTCTCGAGAAATAA
- a CDS encoding phosphatase PAP2 family protein, with protein MTNKQHYLLKSSFAFLIFVMIGYTVQFYPNTLHGFDSYVQNAVRGQLPSHLTSMFKAITVMGNVLTQFILVFLFAAIFYIKKWKIEALLVLINGAIAGILIVAFKQVYQRIRPDLEHLVHAGGFSFPSGHSLGSFLILGSLIIIIHDRVKHGFLKYSMQLILGFLILLIGLSRIYLGVHYPSDVFAGFVLGYGILNLIYPYYLKKRFEWRFHSKQQ; from the coding sequence ATGACAAACAAACAACATTATTTACTCAAGTCATCATTTGCTTTCCTGATTTTTGTTATGATTGGCTATACTGTCCAGTTTTATCCCAATACCTTGCATGGGTTTGATAGTTATGTTCAAAATGCTGTGCGAGGACAGTTGCCAAGTCACTTAACAAGTATGTTTAAGGCCATAACTGTTATGGGAAATGTGCTGACGCAATTTATTCTTGTTTTTTTATTCGCAGCTATTTTCTACATAAAAAAATGGAAAATAGAGGCCTTGTTGGTGCTGATTAATGGTGCTATAGCAGGTATTTTAATTGTTGCATTCAAACAGGTTTATCAACGTATCAGACCAGATTTAGAACATTTAGTTCATGCTGGTGGCTTCTCCTTTCCAAGTGGTCATTCCTTAGGTAGTTTTTTAATCTTAGGATCACTTATTATCATCATCCATGATCGGGTCAAACATGGTTTTTTGAAGTATTCGATGCAGTTAATTCTAGGTTTTCTTATTTTATTAATAGGCTTGTCGAGAATCTATTTGGGCGTGCATTATCCATCAGATGTTTTTGCTGGTTTTGTTTTGGGTTATGGCATTTTAAATTTAATTTATCCCTATTATCTCAAAAAACGATTTGAGTGGCGATTTCATTCAAAACAGCAGTAA
- a CDS encoding ECF transporter S component, whose protein sequence is MSKTHRLVMVAILSALSFILMFFSFSIIPGASFLKIEFSIIPVLLGLVLIDLKHAYLILILRSLLKLILNNSGINDFIGLPMNIIALATFVTLFALVWKPQKNRGQFVFASVLGTLSLTLVMVLLNYFYAVPLYAKFANFDISAYIGLTKYMVSMVIPFNLVEGLAFALSFYFIYFACRPIIERYTI, encoded by the coding sequence ATGTCAAAAACACATCGTTTGGTAATGGTTGCAATTTTATCAGCCTTATCCTTTATCCTGATGTTTTTTAGCTTTTCAATCATTCCAGGAGCAAGTTTCCTTAAGATTGAATTTAGTATTATCCCTGTTTTGTTGGGACTGGTTTTGATTGACCTTAAGCACGCTTACTTGATTCTTATATTGCGGTCACTTCTCAAATTGATTCTCAATAACAGTGGCATTAATGATTTTATTGGTTTACCAATGAATATCATTGCACTAGCAACCTTTGTTACCTTATTTGCCTTGGTTTGGAAACCCCAAAAGAATAGAGGTCAATTTGTTTTTGCTAGTGTTTTAGGAACGCTTTCTTTAACCCTTGTTATGGTGTTATTGAACTATTTTTATGCCGTTCCTTTGTATGCTAAGTTTGCAAATTTTGATATTTCAGCTTATATTGGTTTAACCAAATACATGGTTTCAATGGTTATTCCCTTTAATCTTGTTGAAGGTCTAGCTTTTGCACTTTCATTTTATTTCATTTACTTTGCTTGCAGACCAATAATAGAAAGATATACCATTTAA
- a CDS encoding tRNA (cytidine(34)-2'-O)-methyltransferase — MTVDIEKNKYREADSKNHVVLFEPQIPQNTGNIARTCAATNAPLHIIKPMGFPIDDRKMKRAGLDYWDKLDVRFYENLEEFLANCQGKLHLISKFAEKTYSQENFADEDDHYFIFGREDKGLPEDFMRSHEKEVLRIPMNDEHVRSLNVSNTVCMIVYEALRQQEFQGLELSHHYDNDKLK; from the coding sequence ATGACAGTTGATATTGAAAAAAACAAGTATAGAGAAGCTGATAGTAAGAACCATGTGGTTTTATTTGAACCTCAAATTCCACAAAATACAGGAAATATTGCAAGAACATGTGCTGCTACAAATGCTCCGTTACACATTATTAAACCTATGGGATTTCCAATTGATGATCGTAAAATGAAGCGAGCTGGTCTTGATTATTGGGATAAATTAGATGTCCGTTTTTATGAGAATTTAGAAGAATTCTTAGCAAATTGTCAGGGGAAACTACATCTAATTAGTAAATTCGCTGAAAAAACCTATAGCCAAGAAAATTTTGCAGATGAGGATGATCATTATTTTATTTTTGGCCGTGAGGACAAAGGCTTACCAGAAGACTTTATGCGTTCACATGAAAAAGAAGTCTTACGAATACCAATGAATGATGAACATGTCAGAAGCCTTAATGTGTCTAACACAGTCTGCATGATTGTTTATGAAGCCTTAAGACAGCAAGAATTTCAAGGCTTAGAATTAAGTCATCATTACGACAATGACAAATTAAAATAA
- the yidD gene encoding membrane protein insertion efficiency factor YidD, producing MIKNLLIWLVKVYQKSISPLFPGTCRYRPTCSTYMIMALEKHGLKGLLMGIARILRCHPFVEGGEDPVPDKFTLKRHKKS from the coding sequence ATGATAAAGAATCTACTTATTTGGCTAGTCAAAGTTTATCAGAAGTCAATATCACCACTTTTTCCAGGGACTTGTCGTTATCGACCGACCTGTTCAACTTATATGATTATGGCCCTTGAAAAGCATGGTTTAAAAGGGCTATTAATGGGAATTGCTAGGATTTTAAGGTGTCATCCTTTTGTTGAGGGGGGAGAAGATCCGGTACCTGATAAGTTTACCTTAAAAAGACACAAAAAAAGCTGA
- a CDS encoding pseudouridine synthase, with amino-acid sequence MRINKYIAHAGVASRRKAEELIKQGLVTLNGQVVRELATLVKSGDVVEVEGSPIYNEEKVYYLLNKPRGVISSVSDDKGRKTVIELLPQVKERIYPVGRLDWDTSGLLILTNDGDFTDKLIHPRNEVDKVYLARVKGIATKENLRPLTRGVVIDGKKTKPARYNIIRVEADKNRSIVELTIHEGRNHQVKKMFESVGLLVDKLSRTRFGTLDLTGLRPGEARRLSKKEVSQLHNLATTDR; translated from the coding sequence ATGAGAATTAACAAGTACATTGCACATGCCGGTGTTGCAAGCCGTCGTAAAGCCGAAGAATTAATTAAACAAGGTTTGGTTACATTAAATGGTCAAGTGGTAAGAGAATTAGCAACATTAGTTAAGTCTGGTGATGTGGTTGAAGTTGAAGGAAGCCCAATTTATAATGAGGAAAAAGTTTATTATTTGCTCAATAAACCTCGTGGTGTGATTTCAAGTGTTTCAGATGATAAAGGCCGTAAGACAGTTATTGAGTTATTGCCACAAGTTAAAGAGCGTATTTATCCTGTAGGACGTTTGGATTGGGATACTTCTGGTTTACTAATCTTGACAAATGATGGTGATTTTACAGATAAATTGATCCACCCTCGTAATGAAGTTGATAAGGTTTATCTTGCCCGTGTAAAAGGGATTGCAACGAAAGAAAATCTTCGTCCGTTAACCCGTGGTGTGGTCATTGATGGTAAAAAGACGAAACCGGCTCGGTACAATATTATCCGTGTGGAAGCTGATAAGAATAGATCAATTGTTGAACTAACGATTCATGAGGGACGAAATCATCAGGTTAAAAAGATGTTTGAATCTGTTGGTCTTTTAGTTGATAAATTATCACGGACGCGTTTTGGCACATTAGATTTAACTGGTTTAAGGCCAGGTGAAGCTCGCCGTCTGTCTAAAAAAGAAGTTAGTCAACTGCACAATCTTGCAACAACAGATAGATGA
- the scpB gene encoding SMC-Scp complex subunit ScpB, producing MSYLSQIEALLFVAGEEGLSVRNLATLLSLTPTALQQQLEKLSEKYADDDASALCLIESSQTYKLVTKEAYADLLRVYAKTPINQSLSRASLEVLSIVAYKQPITRVEIDDIRGVNSSGALSKLIAFDLVKEAGKKDVIGRPNLYATSDYFLDYMGINHLDELINVSSLQIEDQEVALFNNND from the coding sequence ATGAGCTATTTGTCTCAGATTGAAGCACTTTTATTTGTAGCTGGAGAAGAGGGGTTGAGTGTCCGTAATTTAGCAACCCTCTTGTCGTTGACCCCAACAGCTTTACAACAGCAGTTAGAAAAATTATCAGAAAAATATGCAGATGATGATGCGTCAGCGTTATGTTTAATTGAATCATCTCAAACTTATAAATTGGTGACAAAAGAAGCCTATGCAGACCTTTTAAGAGTTTATGCTAAAACACCAATCAATCAAAGTTTGTCAAGAGCAAGCTTAGAAGTGTTATCAATTGTAGCTTATAAGCAACCCATTACAAGAGTTGAGATAGATGATATTCGTGGTGTTAATTCCAGTGGCGCTTTGAGTAAATTAATTGCTTTTGATTTAGTTAAAGAAGCAGGCAAAAAAGATGTTATTGGTCGTCCTAATTTATATGCAACCAGTGATTACTTTTTGGATTATATGGGAATCAATCACTTGGATGAATTGATTAATGTTTCATCCTTGCAAATTGAAGATCAAGAAGTTGCATTATTTAACAATAATGATTAA
- a CDS encoding segregation/condensation protein A, producing MDIKIKDFEGPLDLLLHLVSKYQVDIYEVPIVEVIEQYLAYIETLQAMKLEVAGDYMLMASQLMLIKSRRLLPKMVEAEPDETDPEIDLLSKIEEYSRFKELSQDLAKQHEQRALYFSKPKQELIFEDIKLKTDTSVMDLFLAFSKIMTVKQEEFKNTHTVIEREDYRIEDMMKHLESKLEHQKLLPLTDVFKECSNINEVITLFLATLELIKVQFVTVEQDYNFADIILRKES from the coding sequence ATGGATATAAAAATTAAAGATTTTGAAGGGCCGCTTGATTTACTCTTGCATCTGGTTTCAAAATATCAGGTTGACATTTATGAAGTTCCTATTGTTGAGGTTATTGAACAATATTTGGCTTATATTGAAACCTTACAAGCCATGAAACTTGAAGTGGCAGGAGACTACATGCTGATGGCTAGTCAATTAATGCTTATCAAAAGTCGTAGACTCTTGCCAAAAATGGTTGAAGCTGAACCTGATGAGACAGATCCTGAAATAGACCTTTTAAGTAAAATTGAAGAATATAGTCGTTTTAAAGAGTTGAGTCAGGATTTAGCCAAGCAACATGAGCAACGGGCCCTTTATTTTTCAAAGCCCAAGCAAGAACTTATTTTTGAAGACATTAAACTGAAAACAGATACCTCTGTTATGGATTTGTTTTTAGCCTTTTCAAAAATCATGACTGTTAAGCAAGAAGAATTTAAGAACACTCACACTGTTATTGAAAGAGAAGACTACCGTATTGAAGACATGATGAAACATCTTGAAAGTAAATTGGAGCATCAAAAGCTTTTACCTTTAACGGACGTCTTTAAGGAATGTTCTAATATTAATGAGGTCATTACCTTGTTTTTGGCCACTCTAGAATTAATCAAGGTTCAATTTGTTACAGTTGAGCAGGATTATAATTTTGCCGACATTATATTGAGAAAGGAATCCTGA
- the xerD gene encoding site-specific tyrosine recombinase XerD, with the protein MIELIDLFLKEKNLSENTEKAYRYDLNQFLETISHKLSDDKLLLYQKKMAPLSLSAKKRKYSTVNQFLLFLYQKHYYPDYLKLTEKIKLVSDSQCPAELDSTLCYQESPYQEGQLIALLILELGLLPNEMANLKVTDFDLNFQVLTIRNHKNVRVLPLPSQMIPYLENILDASHTYLFDHMDHVFSRQWYFNKLRQFLESLNLADLSAQKLREQFIIKEKNAGKSMLELSQILGLKSPITLEKYYRH; encoded by the coding sequence ATGATTGAATTAATTGACTTGTTTTTAAAAGAAAAAAACCTATCTGAAAATACCGAAAAAGCTTATCGTTACGATTTAAACCAATTTTTAGAGACCATTTCACATAAATTATCTGATGACAAGTTGCTTCTTTATCAGAAAAAAATGGCACCTCTTAGTTTGTCAGCTAAAAAAAGGAAATATTCAACGGTCAATCAATTTTTACTCTTTCTTTATCAGAAGCATTATTATCCTGATTATTTAAAGCTAACAGAAAAAATAAAACTTGTGAGTGACTCTCAGTGTCCTGCTGAGTTGGATAGCACATTATGTTATCAAGAATCGCCCTATCAAGAAGGACAATTGATTGCACTATTGATATTGGAGTTGGGACTTTTACCAAATGAAATGGCAAACTTAAAAGTAACAGATTTTGATTTAAATTTTCAGGTTTTGACGATTAGAAATCATAAAAACGTGAGGGTTTTGCCATTGCCATCCCAAATGATCCCCTATCTTGAAAATATCTTGGATGCATCACATACCTATTTGTTTGATCATATGGATCACGTTTTTTCAAGACAATGGTATTTTAATAAATTGCGTCAATTTTTGGAATCACTCAATTTGGCTGATTTGTCTGCGCAAAAACTGCGTGAACAGTTTATTATAAAAGAAAAAAATGCTGGAAAATCAATGCTTGAATTAAGTCAGATTCTTGGCCTAAAAAGCCCAATAACACTAGAAAAGTATTACAGACATTAA
- the cbpB gene encoding cyclic-di-AMP-binding protein CbpB: MIAKEFESFILQHLDSYLIPADDLAIFIDTHNSDHVMLLLVSNGFSRVPVITKDKEYKGTISISDIMNYQAKHQLTDWEMNQTDIGNMVNTKIDAISVESSLTLIMHKLVEFPFLPVVNANNQFIGIITRKSILKAVNSLLHDFTEDYTIVAKND; encoded by the coding sequence ATGATTGCAAAAGAATTTGAAAGCTTTATCCTTCAACACTTAGACAGTTACCTCATCCCAGCAGATGATTTGGCTATTTTCATTGATACTCATAATTCAGATCATGTTATGTTATTGTTAGTCAGTAATGGTTTTTCAAGGGTTCCTGTTATTACGAAAGATAAGGAATACAAAGGAACCATTAGTATTTCTGATATCATGAATTATCAGGCTAAACACCAGTTGACTGATTGGGAAATGAATCAGACGGATATTGGTAATATGGTCAATACTAAAATTGATGCCATATCAGTTGAGTCAAGTTTGACCTTAATCATGCATAAGTTAGTTGAATTTCCATTTTTGCCTGTGGTTAATGCTAACAATCAGTTTATTGGTATTATTACGCGAAAATCAATTTTAAAGGCTGTAAATAGTCTATTACATGATTTTACAGAAGATTATACAATTGTGGCTAAAAATGATTGA
- a CDS encoding metallophosphoesterase, which translates to MASKTIIVMSDSHGDRDIVAAIKGKYEGQVDAIFHNGDSELQASDPIWQGIHVVGGNCDYDSAYCDDLVIDLDGDIIAQTHGHLYQINFTWDRLDYFAQEKSATLCLYGHLHRPAAWKLGQTIFVNPGSVSQPRGDVNETLYARIQLSTDSIKVEFFNRNHELYPSLTKEFNR; encoded by the coding sequence ATGGCAAGCAAAACTATCATTGTAATGAGTGATTCGCACGGTGACCGAGATATTGTTGCAGCAATTAAGGGAAAATATGAAGGGCAAGTTGATGCCATTTTCCATAATGGGGATTCTGAACTGCAAGCTTCAGATCCTATCTGGCAAGGTATTCATGTAGTTGGAGGCAATTGTGATTACGACAGTGCTTATTGTGATGATTTAGTGATTGATTTGGATGGAGATATTATCGCACAAACACACGGTCATTTATACCAAATCAATTTCACTTGGGACAGGTTAGATTATTTTGCTCAAGAAAAAAGCGCCACTTTATGCCTTTATGGGCATTTGCATCGTCCGGCTGCCTGGAAACTTGGGCAAACGATTTTTGTCAACCCAGGCAGTGTTTCTCAACCACGTGGTGACGTCAATGAAACCTTATATGCGCGTATTCAACTGTCAACTGATAGCATAAAAGTAGAGTTTTTCAACCGAAACCATGAGCTTTATCCCTCATTAACTAAGGAATTTAACCGATGA
- a CDS encoding nucleoside-triphosphate diphosphatase — MSEKIYEFKDNDNWFVGKWNGYNSIEEVGNLINEDLARLNQVLSQLNTNTIEEQDWDNFGYAITVIKKSSDFSLISFVLDMINQETSSHLLARRHNGAILISDGSKVRAVILPKDGLKESDLFSDIASTAPKKLLVATHNKGKTEEFKALFAPLGYEVEDLNAYPELPEVKETGTTFEENARLKAESISKLTGKMVLADDSGLKVDILGGLPGVWSARFSGPDATDEKNNAKLLHELSMVFEQKDRSAQFHTTLVVAAPDCDSLVVEADWPGYIAFQPKGENGFGYDPLFIVGETGKHSAELSSQEKNALSHRGQAVKKLVEVFPKWQAKLSL, encoded by the coding sequence ATGAGTGAAAAAATTTATGAATTTAAAGATAATGACAATTGGTTTGTAGGCAAGTGGAATGGGTATAATAGCATAGAGGAAGTTGGCAATCTGATTAATGAGGATTTGGCAAGACTTAATCAAGTGCTCTCTCAGTTGAATACAAATACGATTGAAGAACAAGATTGGGATAACTTTGGTTACGCAATAACTGTCATCAAGAAAAGTTCAGATTTTTCTCTGATTTCTTTTGTTCTTGATATGATTAATCAAGAAACGAGCAGTCATCTTCTTGCTCGCAGACATAATGGTGCCATCTTAATTAGTGACGGAAGTAAAGTCCGAGCAGTAATCTTACCAAAAGATGGCCTTAAGGAATCAGACTTATTTTCAGACATAGCATCAACAGCTCCTAAAAAACTTTTGGTGGCAACACATAATAAGGGAAAAACAGAAGAATTTAAAGCCTTGTTTGCACCTTTGGGCTATGAGGTGGAAGACTTGAATGCTTACCCAGAACTTCCAGAAGTAAAAGAAACTGGAACGACTTTTGAAGAAAATGCACGTTTAAAAGCTGAAAGCATTTCAAAATTAACTGGAAAGATGGTTCTTGCGGATGATTCTGGTTTAAAAGTTGATATATTGGGGGGGTTACCAGGTGTTTGGTCAGCTCGTTTTTCAGGACCTGATGCTACAGATGAAAAGAATAATGCTAAACTCTTACATGAACTTTCAATGGTTTTTGAACAGAAAGATCGCTCAGCGCAGTTTCATACGACTTTGGTAGTGGCTGCTCCAGATTGTGATAGCTTAGTTGTTGAAGCTGACTGGCCAGGGTATATTGCTTTTCAACCTAAAGGAGAAAATGGCTTTGGTTACGACCCACTTTTTATTGTGGGTGAAACAGGTAAACATTCAGCAGAACTCAGTTCTCAAGAAAAGAATGCTCTATCACATAGAGGGCAGGCTGTTAAAAAATTAGTAGAGGTATTTCCAAAATGGCAAGCAAAACTATCATTGTAA
- the racE gene encoding glutamate racemase — protein MDNRPIGFLDSGVGGLTVVRELMRQLPYENIVYIGDSARAPYGPRPAEQIREYTWELVNFLLTKDVKMIVFACNTATAVAWEEVKEALSIPVLGVILPGSSAAIKSTKNGKVGVIGTPMTVNSDIYRKKIQLLAPQVAVKSLACPKFVPIVESNETQSSVAKKVVYETLAPLVGKVDTLVLGCTHYPLLRPIIQNVMGPQVTLIDSGAECVRDISVLLNYFQINSSRHVLKEEHHFYTTASGESFQAIASHWLDEKIDVEHIDL, from the coding sequence ATGGATAATAGACCAATTGGTTTTTTAGATTCAGGAGTAGGAGGACTAACAGTTGTCCGTGAATTGATGCGGCAGCTCCCCTATGAAAATATTGTCTATATTGGTGATTCTGCCAGAGCTCCATATGGTCCAAGACCTGCCGAGCAAATAAGAGAATACACCTGGGAATTGGTTAATTTTTTATTGACAAAAGACGTTAAAATGATTGTCTTTGCCTGCAATACAGCAACTGCTGTAGCTTGGGAAGAAGTCAAAGAAGCCCTTTCAATTCCCGTTTTAGGGGTTATATTACCGGGATCAAGCGCAGCTATTAAATCAACCAAAAATGGGAAAGTTGGCGTTATTGGCACACCAATGACGGTTAACTCAGATATTTACCGGAAAAAAATCCAACTCTTAGCCCCACAAGTGGCAGTGAAAAGCTTAGCCTGTCCTAAGTTTGTCCCTATTGTGGAGTCTAATGAGACACAATCTAGTGTGGCTAAAAAAGTAGTTTATGAAACCTTAGCCCCTTTAGTAGGTAAAGTTGATACCCTTGTTTTAGGGTGTACGCATTACCCGTTGTTAAGACCAATTATTCAAAATGTTATGGGGCCGCAAGTCACCCTAATTGATAGTGGAGCAGAATGTGTTCGAGATATTTCTGTTTTACTTAATTATTTTCAGATTAATTCAAGTAGACACGTTTTAAAGGAAGAACATCACTTTTATACAACCGCAAGTGGAGAGAGTTTTCAAGCAATTGCTAGTCATTGGCTAGATGAAAAAATAGATGTGGAGCATATTGACCTATGA
- a CDS encoding YneF family protein, which produces MSTTIWILLIILALAAGLFGGIFIARKQIEKEIGEHPRLTPEAIREMMSQMGQKPSEAKIQQTYRNIVKQSKAATAKGK; this is translated from the coding sequence ATGTCTACAACTATTTGGATTTTACTTATTATTTTGGCTCTTGCTGCAGGTCTTTTTGGAGGCATTTTTATCGCCCGTAAACAAATTGAAAAAGAAATTGGCGAGCACCCACGTTTAACTCCAGAAGCTATCCGTGAAATGATGAGTCAAATGGGTCAAAAACCTAGTGAAGCCAAAATTCAACAAACATATCGCAACATTGTTAAACAATCTAAGGCTGCTACAGCTAAAGGAAAATAA
- a CDS encoding diaminopimelate decarboxylase: MKEPFVTGNTLEKIVAQYPTPFHLYDEKGIREKARAVNQAFSWNKGFKEYFAVKATPTPAILKILKEENCGLDCATEVELMMAQELGFTDIMFSSNNTPAREYQYAKSIGATINLDAYEQIAFLQESMPLPKRLSLRYNPGGVFSLGTTIMDHPAESKFGMTKEQLFQGLQDLQAAGVEEFGIHSFLASNTVTNDYYPQLARDLFALTVEIKEKLGISLAFVNLSGGIGVNYRPEEKANAIAIIGKGVEAAFNEILLPKGLGELAIYTELGRFMLAPHGHLVTKVLHRKKTYKDYVGVDASAVNLLRPAMYGSYHHITNLSNPRGDLEKVDVVGSLCENNDKFAKDRLLPQARVGDLLVIHDTGAHGFSMGYQYNGRLRSAEILLEESGDVRLIRRAEEPEDYFATIRGFDF, translated from the coding sequence ATGAAAGAGCCATTTGTAACTGGAAATACCTTAGAAAAAATTGTTGCACAATATCCCACTCCTTTTCACCTGTACGATGAAAAGGGAATTCGTGAAAAAGCCAGAGCCGTAAACCAAGCTTTTTCTTGGAATAAGGGTTTTAAAGAATACTTTGCAGTGAAAGCGACCCCTACCCCAGCAATCTTAAAAATACTAAAAGAGGAAAATTGTGGTTTGGATTGTGCAACGGAAGTTGAATTAATGATGGCACAAGAATTGGGTTTTACTGATATTATGTTTTCCTCTAATAATACGCCTGCAAGGGAATACCAGTATGCTAAAAGCATTGGTGCGACAATAAATTTAGATGCTTATGAACAAATTGCTTTTTTACAAGAATCAATGCCCTTACCTAAACGATTGTCTTTACGTTATAACCCAGGAGGTGTATTTTCTTTAGGGACGACTATTATGGACCATCCGGCAGAATCTAAGTTTGGAATGACAAAAGAGCAGCTTTTCCAAGGATTACAAGATTTACAGGCAGCTGGTGTGGAAGAATTTGGGATTCATTCATTTCTTGCCTCCAATACAGTTACAAATGATTATTACCCGCAGCTTGCCAGAGACTTATTTGCTTTAACGGTGGAAATCAAGGAGAAATTGGGGATTTCCCTAGCTTTTGTTAATTTATCGGGTGGTATTGGTGTCAACTATCGTCCAGAAGAAAAAGCTAACGCTATTGCAATCATTGGTAAGGGTGTAGAGGCAGCTTTTAATGAGATTTTACTACCAAAAGGCTTGGGTGAATTAGCGATCTATACAGAGCTTGGTCGCTTTATGCTTGCCCCACATGGTCATTTGGTGACTAAAGTGCTGCACCGTAAGAAAACTTATAAGGACTATGTTGGTGTTGATGCATCGGCAGTTAATTTGTTGAGACCAGCTATGTATGGTTCTTATCACCATATTACAAACCTGTCAAATCCTAGAGGTGACCTGGAAAAAGTTGATGTTGTTGGTTCTCTTTGTGAGAATAATGATAAATTTGCTAAGGACCGGCTTTTACCTCAAGCCAGGGTTGGTGATTTGCTTGTCATTCACGATACGGGAGCACATGGTTTTTCAATGGGCTATCAGTATAATGGTCGTTTGAGGTCTGCTGAAATTCTTCTTGAAGAGTCAGGTGATGTACGCTTGATTAGAAGAGCTGAAGAGCCAGAAGATTATTTTGCAACGATTAGAGGGTTTGATTTTTAA